The DNA sequence ACCACCGTGTAAGGCAGCTGGAATGCCAGAAACACCAACACCAGAGCCACCATCAGCTTTACGGTACGCTGCTGACGCCACTGTTTCCCTCTGCGGTGTGCATGTCCTTCCAATAGAACCTGAGCGATCATAGTATAACAGATCACCATAATGAGAAGGGACAGGCAGAAGACGCCAATGATGGCTCCGTTGGTTGCCATCTTGACCTCCCCTCTCTTTTGCATGCCACAATATGCTCCACTAGGGGACACTGACACTCCAGAGAAGAGGATTTCAGGTAGGCTAAGGAGAAATGCAAACAGCCATACACCTACAGCAGCCACTTTCCCAGCTCTTAATGTCTGACTGCGCAGCCGCATCATCTCTTGGGCCCGGGCCACCATCATGTAGCGGTCAACGCTGAtgcaggccagcagcagcaacCCGCTGTATGTGTTGATGGCATAGCTTGCACGTGTAGCTTTGCAGAGAGGAACATAAAAGATCCAGCCCAGGTGAGTGTCGACAGCCTGCAACGGCAGTgtaaagagcaggaggaagtcaGCCAGAGCCAGGTGGAACAGGAAGACATCAGTTGAGGAGCGAAGATGGAGGCGACCGTACAGACCAAAGGTGGCGATCACTAGGCCGTTTCCCACTACGCCCAGCAAGAAGATCACACAGAAAATACATGTCTGGAAGATTTTGATGATGGCCTCCTGTTGCTCATCAGGCCCACACCAGTCGTCATCACACGTCATCACATCTGAGATGTTGCTGCAGTTTGAACAGTCATCAGGATCAGTGAAGTTGTAATCGCACGCCATTGCTGGTGGTGAAGAAAGAGTACACATATACTGTAAGCCATTGATTTTAcagaaaaatgataaaaggcaTGTGAAAAAAAGACTAATTATTTAACAATTAGTTTACAATAGTTAACAATTCTGCTAATTCTGGTTTATTTATTAAACCCACAAGAAGAATGATCAATGTGAGCCACCTGCTTTGTCACTAGCTTAGCTGAACATCAGATTTTATCCTGGTACCGACCACAAAGGATGTATGAAGTCACACAGTCATGTATATCTATACATGAATATCCATCAACCATTTCAGCTACCACAGCAATCCCTGTCTGCACATCCATTTGGCCCAGTTTTATGCCGGAAGCCCTTCCAGCCACAAATAAACAAGTTTTTCAGACTGTGGAGAGGAAACCCAAAcaagcatggggagaacatgccaaCTCCTGGgaattgaaccaggaacctgccACTAAACCACGTGCTGCCCaaagtatgtatatgtatgtatacacacatacaggttgatacatatgtgtatgtatatcaAAGTAAAGTGAAGTTCACCATACGTCACCATAGTCGGGAGGCGTTATCCGCCAAACATAAGTAAcctgtgtgggcgtgtagaaGGACGTATTGTCCCTCGATAAGCAGGGTGTATATGCTATCAcacaggtaaaaaaaacaccGTCAGACAGATATAGTTTTCATAacaaggatggatgaacatcgggATGAGTGTTTCTACGCTGGGCTGTGCCTCTTGTAAATCCtgtgtttgtcatttttgtgtccacttgtTCAAACATGGAGCATCCTCTGTGGTTCTGGACATACGGAATACGTGGTCCTCGGCTCCAATGGTGGGCAGCTCGCAGGTCTCCTCCTctcccagttactcatcttgtaAATATAGATCCTACccaataaaaaattaaagctgcaagcagcgatgaaagggccctcgcgcgtgcaatttgcaccaattaaggtcaaggactcaaaactaagtccgatgacaccacccacaactctttatgtcaaaccattcaaaagttatggcagaaaataggaactatgaaatatcgaccaatcagaagaaggggcggggctaattcacaccaattatggtcaagggattcaaaaccatgtccgatgacaccaaccacgagtctttatgtaaaaccattcccggtgggggcacggtggcgcagctggtagtgcagctgtctcacagcaagaaggtcctgggttctattcccaccggggacgctgtgggcgctgaagtgcgtgttagttcccccatgacttcggcGCCCACCCCCTGGGTGGGGTtcgaaaagttttctagggggcgctgttgagccatcttgccacacccattaatgcaaaccatgaaatatcaaatttatcgccaggcctggcttgcgtgcaaaatttggtgacttttggggaactatcaaatatggaacaatcagatgaagggggggcgcggtttttggcgtctagcgtcgccacggtaacgcttttgaaagagaaaagtaatgcgcgttgtcgcaggatggagacgcatattttgatgtataacacacctgggtgcacgttacagttcgggccgtattaactgccgaaggaatggcataaattgcgccaaaattacgtgattaattcaaaatggccgacttcctgttcggcttcggccatggcgccaagagacttttcttgaagttgcgacatgatacaggtgtgtaccgattcttgtgcatgtacgtcaacccgtattgtggggctttaagcacaaagttttctagggggcgctgttgagccattttgccacgtccattaatgcaaatcattaaatataaaatttttcgccaggcctggtttgcgtgcaaaatttggtgacctttggggcacgtttaggggggcaaaaaggcccttctttcgtcagaagaaagaataataaaaattcctagagatacaatagggccttcgcactgtaagtgttcgggccctaataaaaataaaaaatcctcccatGGTGGGCTGTACTGAGGTTATGTGATCAACAAATACTGTACTTCTCACAACACTTGTGTTCACATTAGACCTGAGCCGCGGTTAAGACTACCCTCGGAGGAGTTATTTGCGGGCCAGTTCGACACGCCTTCACGCGCCGGTCAATGTAAAGAGGACAAGCAACACGCTAGATCCACACAGTAAATGCGATATCAGATTATGGGAAAGGGGCTTATAAAAGTGTTGGAATGCTGATATATGAAATAGGCTACATGTGATGTTATAGCATTATGAATTTAAGCCCAGTCATTAGTCATTTTGAGCCTGCAAAAGTTATTAATAGAATAGATAAAATCTGACCCAAGGCTATGTCAAACAAGCTGAGGGATGTTGTCAACAAAACAACTTTCtcattcatttgtttttctttaaatatttttatggcTCTAGTAGCCTTTATTGAAAGGAGCTTGACAGAACCTGAAGGGAAAAATGAGAGGAAAATGTTCAGACTGAGAGCTGAACCTGGACTGCCTgcaaaaggaggctcaagacacctttttagcttggcttttatctgatctcatttacctagtcttttcagctatttattgtatttattgtatttacttttttagctttttttattatctttaaacctttaatccattttagtgactttgtattttatgttatttattattcatcttaagttttgtatagatttgtgtgtgtctgctccgcccatgggggtgtcgtcatggggatccctcaggcctgggtagctggaggtgggactccaccttctgtgtggggtctgtcctggtctgtccgggttgggggggtctctgtggcgatgctccttgtggtcatggcCGGTGGAGCCCCTCGGTggggacggccacccataggtagtgttttcctcacctggatcgttagtgctaagccatgtcaccagtccacttattgtgtgtgtgtgtgtgtgggcgtgtgagtgtatgcacatgtgtatgagtgtgagtgagggtgtgtgtatgcttggggggtggggggtggggtcgtatgggatgttttaaattgtacttttgattgttattttattttgtatgtaaagcaccatgagttgcatttacactgcatgagttggtgctatataaataaataaagtttaagtttaagggCGGCAGTTTCTGGTTATGGTGAGCCTCCTCAACCAAGTGAGCTTTCTGGTGGGCATTCTCATTAAAATTGGATGTACAATCTATGTACTTATTTTGCAGCTTAGTTGTGTAAAAGATATAATTTTCAGTCTGAAAGATTTCCATCGTGCAGTAATAGCAATCTTATGGTAGTAGCAGTCGTTCCCCTTCAGGCTGAAAGCCAGCTGAATGGCCTCTGTCCTGCAGCAAAATCCTAGCTAACTTCCCTCCAAATCCCTGCTGCTGGAGTccccatcaccccccccccccccccccccccccccccccgcattTCTCCTGGGAGTGTCAATGTGTTACTGTAACTCCAACTATTCATTGTAAGACAGGGTATGACCAGGAGGTGGCGGCATTCTCACAGAATTCTCATCCTCCACAGTCATTCTGACGTTATCAGTCAGTGTTCTACTGTTGGTTGGACAAATCGTTTTGAAAAGCACAACAAAACGTGCTAATTGTACAGAACACCATAAACTTGCAAGGCAAAACTTTCAAAGCAAACAAAGAGACGCCTGTGGTTCCAAGCTAAAGGGGGGAAAGGTTTTTATTAGTCTCATCAGGGCTCCGTCTCAAACCTGATTTAAGCTTccacgttaaaccaacgcagagcctacgccgttgctgtgacgccgtcgtgaacccttcggacttctccgtcactccattttgccgcggtgcaataccccccagaGTGCTAGTTGATAATATGTTTAGCTTccagcttttccggtcacagtgaatcgaAGAGATAAggactattgtgcaaaaaaccagaACAATccccaaaaaaaatcacacacacacgatgaaaagagcgctgaaagttcactacggaaccggaaatgcgttgctaccaagcaaaccaatcacagccctctcggtctgcgttgggtctgcgtcaccTCGACGCTGTTCGGATTAAATTAAATTGTTAAATGTATGAGGgtttttttctataagattgtacACTGATGTTTGCTCTCAGCGCAGGACCGCCTCCTGTTTTTATGAGCAGACTgattagctgagttcttctttaggtgaggtTAAGATTAATGGTTctcctcctgtttttctctgagttttgtttgtagtagatctttgctgggttggcatgtcggattagagatagacaacagaaaatatatggctgaaagtgtgacatgtttaagtttctATGAGCGTTGGAGTGTATGGCAAGCCAAAAGGGCCAAAAAGTGGGCATGAAATAAACGCCCGTGCTCATAACGGCGTAAAAAGCGGCGTTTCCCGTGGTCGGCGGTTGCACAACATTAAAACCAACGTTTCGTACAACTATGACGCGCGTAAAAAACACAGTTTTCGTTCAAACTTGAAATCCCTCCCCCTTGATTTTGGTCTGCTCTGATGCCTTTCTCATCAGCTCTTAACGATTAACTTTTAGTGGCtggaaaaatcaggggggaagGAACTTAAGTGTTTTATATGCATAGTTGTACAAAATGGTTTTAATGTCGTGTTTTATTCGCTCTTAATGAGGACAGCGGGAAACGCCACTTTTTGCACCACTCACATAAAACACAGATTTTTATGGTGGGTTTGTGCTCATAACAGCATTTTTTTACGCCGTTTTGTTCAGCAGAGCGTTCATTTCATGCCTGTTTTTTGGCCCTTCTGGCTTGCCAGAGAGTCAAAGGTAGACTCTgttaaggctgaaatatggttctgcgtcacacacacgcagagcacacggcgcagtcgtgacgccgtcacgaaccgttcagagttctccgtctctccatttggtcgcggtgcagtaccccccgcggccactagttagcgatctttttctgaatggtttatccaactttttccggtcacagtaaatcaaagaaataaggacaactattgtgcaaaaaacaaaaacaaaaaaaatcacacataaacgaagaaaaaagccctggaagttcactactgattcaaaccggaaaccggaaatgcttcgctttcaaacgaaccaatcacagccctctcggtctgcgtgtggtcggcgtctcctcgacgcgtagttacaattttcgggaggtgcacgtcactgacggcgcatgtgacggcgtgtcctctgcgtgtacaaaaaccacacgccgtagacacggcgtcgttttgacgcagaagcataattcagcctttactgtGCTCTGAGCTTCCAGCTCATGCAGCTGTCAGGAGCTACCGacctatcagccaatcagaaaatagatttTTGAAGGCTTAGCGGAGATAATCTAggttacaacacacacacacaaacacacctacacacacacacaaacacacacacgcttctttctttctttctttctttctttctttctttctttctttctttctttctttctttctttctttctttctttctttctttctttctttctttcttctgatgaaaggagggcctttttgcccccctaaacgtgcccaaaaagtcaccaaattttgcacgcaagccaggcctggcgaaaaatgtgatatttaatggtttgcattaatgggcgtggcaaaatggttcaacagcgccccctagaaaacttcgtgcctcaagccccacaatacggtttgacgtacatgcatcaaaatcggtacacacctgtatcatgtcgcaacttaaagaaaagtctcttggcgccatggccgaaaccgaacaggaagtcggccatttagaattaattgtgtaattttggcgcaatttatgccattccttcggcagttaattcagcccgaaccgtaacgtgcacccaggtgtgttatacatcaaaatgtgcgtctccatcctgcaactacgcgcattacttttctctttcaaaagcgttaccgtagcgacgctagacgccaaaaagcgcgcccccccttcatctgattagtccatatttgatagttccccaaaagtcaccaaattttgcatgcaagccaggcctggtgataaatttgatatttcatggtttgcattaatgggtgtggcaagatggctcaacagcgccccctaaaatacttttctctgccataacttttgaatggtttgacataaagactcgtgggtggtgtcatcggacatggttttgagtccttgaccataattggtgaaaattagccccgccccttcttctgattggtcgatatttcatagttcctattttctgccataacttttgaatggtttgacatagaaagttgtgggtggtgtcatttctgatatgcttaaggggggcggtggccatgagtgcgagggcccgttcatcgctgcttgcagctttaatttttattttttattattcatcACTGAGACAAGTTATTCAATATAGCCTGAATGTTGTGACGAGACAACGGCACTGGAGTGTTATCCTTAgttatagaataaataaaacggTGTATTTAATATAGTCTAAGTTGTTCTCTCTGAAGAAGCTGAATCTATGGGACACTGGGAGGGAGACATTCCTCCACACATGTGCACCCCCATGCACCCCCCCTCAAAACAAAATCTCACTCCACGCAAACTTAAAAACTTGAGAGCCATGGTCTTAAGTACTTTAGCAGTGACACACAATAactaataaatataatataaatgtacttttctttttttaagcacaTCTTTGATTTGAATAAACTTTGGTTCAATAAATTATTTGTTTCAAAGtgcattattttttaaattattggtTTTTACACAATGCCATtctttaacttttctttttttttcaccttcatAGTGGAAATGCTTATTGCATTAGAGGTGGTGACTTTTCCAAACTCTGACCTTTCACAGTGCTAGCAGACGCTGGGTGATTGCTGTTTTGGGAGTCTGtctgaaaggaaaaaaatatcattGGTAGCCAATATAATAATGTGTTAGACACATTGGTTTGAATGGTGATGAAACTAGACGTGCCTACATGCACCGCTGCCTGATTGAAGCACATTAGTTGTGGAATGTTTACAATAACaactgaagaaagaaaaagttacATAGCATTGGGAGCAAAGCAGTGGGGGGGGACTTGGAGATGGTAATGTTCTGGATGATGATGTACTTTACTTTACACATAATTCATTGCATGGGAAACAGACTAAACCTAAAATTCTACGTACCGGTAAttacttttctttcatttgcaaattgtaaaaatgtaatgtttggaACAGATAACAGTGCAGGCTGCACACTCCTATTCGTGCTTTACTATGTCATGAACACCATGACTCATTCTGGGAGtcctcaaaacaaaacagtaacaCCGAATTGCGTGAGTAACATAATTGTTAACAAAATAACTCTTTTTTTACACAAAGCCCCCAGAATGACTTTGAGTAGAATTGTTCCCTCACGTTAAGATATCAGGAAATACCAAGTCTTTTGTAGTGAAGTTGAAAGTCAGAAATGTGTCGCTCTTCTCCTCAGTGTCAGCAGGCAGTTGTGATATTTGAGTCACTTCACAGCAGGTTGCGTGAGACTGGCATCAAGCTGTTGGCAGAGGGGAAACCGTGGGCACTTTCAAGGTCTACAGATCAGTCAGTGTCGCGTGCTAACAGTTTTCATTAGTGCCACAATCaccttttttcatttcatctcTGTCCTAGTCACTCTGTTCAcacgaacatttttttttaacttaagaaCATTTTAGTTCTTCGCTTGATAATTGAGACTTGTTAAGGAGTTCCCCTGCAAGGTAAGAGAAAAGGGAGAATAGATTATCTCCATAGAGTTTAGAATCTAGTCAAAGTTTGGTTGGAGATTACAATACACTTGAAGCGTTGTCATTAGAAGTAATTTGAACATCAATTTAGGAATTTAGGTCTGTATTACAGTCACGTATTTCCGTAATTTTTCATTGTTATATTGCAACACTGGTGCTAGATGAAGAAATGCAAGAGCAGTGAGAAATGTGTGTTACAGTAATTAAAAGTAGAATTCATTAACTAATCCATGTCCACAAATTGTCTCATAGCTTTAGAAAGTGAGCATTTTTGAGAAGTTAAATctattttccagaaatttaagaGCGCTCAAAAAGTTCCTTTGCTCATTCATGGTTTCTTTACCtattcttgctgcttttaaatgAAAACTCACATTGATCCTCTTAGAGAGACCGAGGCTCTAGGTACGAGTACTGTATGTGGTTGAGGATTATAACGGTTCTTGTCATGGAAAAACTCAAACATTATATAGATTCTAACAAAAGGTCCACAGCTGTAAGGAGCAGGATAGTGAGGGGAACAGCTGTTTAAATGCAAAATAGTAACGGGGGCCAGCTGCGAGAGGGGAACTGATAGTGGGGGATACGGAGGATGTGGATGCAGATGAAAGGTGTTGGTGTTATCTATTTTGTACTGTATGCCTTCTCTAAGAGAACTAGCACCTATGTGTGGATGCAGGGGGCCACAATTTCCCTTGAATGACCATTGTTTCAATGGTCCATCAGGTACCCATTCCCATATAAAAGAAGTCAAACAACATGTTGCTTCAGACTCGACTGTCCAGCCTGCGTGCTGCACGTTGACTCTCCTGATTGCGCATcagttaaaataaactttgGTAATCTCGAGCTCACCGGTGTTGTAGTTTGTTAAGGATCTGTACTTTACTTTgtgcaatttataaaattttcacaacattctCAACCTAACTGAATTTGAAATAACAACTTTGTTCCTTTTTACATGATTCCTGAGGGACATAACCGACATGGATATtatgtatttttcatttttaccaTTATGCTAATGATACATCACTGTTATAAagatattatataaatatatggctATTTATATATGATATAAATAACTAACTCCTCGCACCCTCTCGCCTTTGTATTTAATGCACCTTTATTTCTACCACTGGCTGATGAGCAGAAGTGACAAACAccaaaactgtgaaaaaaaCCGTCTCAGTAGAACCAGTGCCCCCTTTTAGAACTCCCTTAAAGCATACATGTTTGAAgagggctttttctttttttaactgatACTTGATGTAGATTTTTATTGGTTGACTGCCCTCATAGTTTATGATATATTACCTGGCTGtggtgttttgtttgagaaagcTGTTGTACCTAATTTTACAATATTATCTGCTGCttgtataaatacatttatatggatttttttttttactttgatagCTTTGTAGAGATTTCCCAAGTGTCTGCAGCaaacaaatatttgaaaaaaatcccATGAATATGAGTCATATGTGAACAAAGATTTGTAATGAACCACAGCCACACACTCTAAGTAATTAAATACTGATGGTGTTGATATCATGTAGCCTTTTTGTGAtgaagttactgtaaataattttttttttacctccaaACTGCTGCAAGATCTGGGAGGTATGGCAAATGGATGTGCAGTCCTGTTTGATCTATTGTTTGAACTTGAGCTATCCCAAAGACCTGCAATAcacttttgaattttttctgaAGATGCTTATGGGATTGGATGGGAACAAGCTCTCCAATGAGGTGCAGATCCTGAAAAACAAACTGCATGAGTACTGtatgttaggattttatgaaat is a window from the Cololabis saira isolate AMF1-May2022 chromosome 19, fColSai1.1, whole genome shotgun sequence genome containing:
- the ccr10 gene encoding C-C chemokine receptor type 10, whose translation is MACDYNFTDPDDCSNCSNISDVMTCDDDWCGPDEQQEAIIKIFQTCIFCVIFLLGVVGNGLVIATFGLYGRLHLRSSTDVFLFHLALADFLLLFTLPLQAVDTHLGWIFYVPLCKATRASYAINTYSGLLLLACISVDRYMMVARAQEMMRLRSQTLRAGKVAAVGVWLFAFLLSLPEILFSGVSVSPSGAYCGMQKRGEVKMATNGAIIGVFCLSLLIMVICYTMIAQVLLEGHAHRRGKQWRQQRTVKLMVALVLVFLAFQLPYTVVLSRKIMGEFCGLLLEYITCTLAYTRCCLNPILYALVGVRFRKDVLQLFHDSGCACRRQLGPLRSTSTCQSSPALTVLSASSPTSPECVCSSHDPVPSTKFCFPESK